One part of the Botrytis cinerea B05.10 chromosome 8, complete sequence genome encodes these proteins:
- the Bchop1 gene encoding Bchop1 — translation MPSKQLPRFDRPVRAKPPVKPQVEPQTKTKQKVKGKGKDKAKATAEAPKTVQELVLSQNQSFELVKIGVNAAVSQFVFGRKLFPSNCYKTRIYDAYDPDLTYETFINGTNIPKNFNLNEAGDEIVSFNSVVRGTGNPGAEKLLDWLEFGVADAVSDKCLAKFQLSVYRKEVVPEQLVEAFTIDFTYKDVEKNPYVQISASLSNDNGVTINLGLAQEGLRDLIRQVMNSSRNVQGQSAGRKVSMQLLYNENTRPKHEYRGFRAASSSQILPDGCGILMGQTSNGIHGLEIKYYDAPVIDTHFSKATALSDAKVTSSRKHFATVTRLKSTTPLANMVIDDNSQSSLRHSQLSQSVDTHQSTVQWINQIGHAKGSDDTDTQPIPAYQSTTFGGHAASVGPEELSNTVIEEASEAVEEEVECECQNHDDRENLIQCEICRNFYHSQCYGYSKESVSADFKCYECLFAGSESDILNQKMYHLCARRRMVYYLEQNSFNDMEGLCQYMNRNLKDTQALFRSLETEGFIKKCSKSSKEPFRFCDRKKLQTELFDPSKHISHTKPVGNPSSQPMKRSNPPQFATAAPKTDLTGKSLDQTQLTPVGRRLRRPEGSIRSGLRSEGSSTQTPSSWRSLNNETSGRSPRVPAQTTPQQPNKRAGDEVSDSARKRMRSALVATSPFSLRSNSSQWPVTKSRTER, via the exons ATGCCAAGCAAGCAACTCCCACGTTTTGATCGTCCTGTTCGTGCCAAACCACCGGTAAAACCACAGGTAGAACCACAAACGAAGACGAAGCAAAAGGTTAAGGGTAAGGGTAAGGATAAGGCGAAGGCTACCGCGGAAGCTCCTAAAACAGTACAAGAACTTGTACTCagccaaaatcaaagttttGAGCTGGTAAAGATTGGTGTAAACGCTGCT GTCAGCCAGTTTGTTTTTGGTAGGAAACTCTTTCCAAGTAACTGCTACAAGACCCGAATCTACGATGCATACGATCCAGACCTTACCTACGAAACTTTTATTAACGGAACAAACATCCccaaaaacttcaatttgaatgaagCTGGTGATGAGATCGTTTCCTTCAATTCTGTTGTGCGAGGAACAGGCAACCCTGGCGCAGAGAAACTTCTcgattggctg GAGTTTGGAGTTGCGGATGCTGTAAGCGATAAATGTTTGGCGAAATTCCAACTTTCTGTTTATCGAAAAGAAGTTGTCCCTGAACAGCTCGTTGAAGCATTCACCATAGACTTCACTTACAAAGATGTTGAAAAGAATCCCTATGTTCAAATATCTGCTTCTTTGTCGAATGATAATGGAGTTACCATCAATTTAGGGTTAGCACAGGAGGGGCTAAGGGACTTGATTCGACAGGTTATGAATAGTTCTCGAAATGTTCAAGGTCAATCGG CTGGACGCAAAGTGAGTATGCAATTGTTGTACAATGAGAACACACGCCCCAAGCATGAATATCGAGGGTTTCGTGCTGCATCGTCATCTCAGATACTTCCTGATGGTTGTGGAATTCTCATGGGCCAAACGAGCAACGGTATTCATGG ACTTGAGATAAAGTACTATGATGCCCCAGTCATCGATACCCACTTTTCAAAAGCAACAGCTTTGAGTGATGCGAAGGTTACCTCCAGTCGAAAACATTTCGCAACTGTCACACGTCTCAAATCCACAACACCATTGGCCAATATGGTGATCGATGACAATAGCCAGTCTTCCTTGCGGCATAGTCAATTATCACAGAGCGTTGATACACATCAGAGCACAGTGCAATGGATCAATCAGATT GGGCACGCAAAAGGATCTGACGATACAGATACACAACCGATACCCGCCTACCAGTCAACCACCTTCGGGGGGCATGCGGCATCTGTTGGACCAGAAGAGCTCAGTAATACAGTAATTGAGGAAGCGTCGGAAGcagtggaggaggaggtagAGTGCGAGTGTCAAAACCATGATGACCGTGAAAATTTG ATTCAATGTGAAATTTGTAGGAACTTCTATCACAGTCAATGCTATGGCTATAGCAAGGAGAGTGTCAGCGCAGATTTCAAGTGCTATGAGTGCCTTTTCGCAGGGTCGGAATCAGACATTCTTAATCAGAAGATGTACCACCTATGTGCCCGCAGACGTATGGTATATTATCTTGAACAGAATAGTTTCAATGACATGGAGGGTCTTTGCCAGTACATGA ATAGGAACTTGAAAGATACGCAGGCTTTGTTTAGGTCTCTGGAAACCGAAGGTTTCATTAAGAAATGTTCAAAGTCCTCTAAGGAGCCATTTCGATTCTGCGACCGCAAGAAGCTTCAAACTGAATTGTTTGATCCATCCAAACACATTTCTCACACCAAGCCTGTGGGTAATCCTTCATCCCAGCCTATGAAAAGGTCTAATCCACCACAGTTTGCTACAGCAGCTCCAAAAACCGATTTGACCGGCAAATCCTTAGACCAGACCCAACTTACACCAGTTGGTCGTCGTCTTCGTCGACCCGAGGGTTCGATCCGAAGCGGCTTGCGAAGCGAAGGAAGCAGTACTCAGACCCCTAGTTCATGGAGAAGCTTGAATAACGAGACGTCGGGAAGATCACCAAGAGTGCCTGCTCAAACGACCCCTCAACAGCCCAACAAACGTGCTGGTGATGAAGTGTCGGATAGTGCTCGCAAGAGAATGCGATCTGCTCTAGTAGCGACTAGTCCTTTCAGCCTCAGATCAAATAGTTCGCAGTGGCCTGTTACGAAGAGTCGGACAGAGAGATGA
- the Bchop1 gene encoding Bchop1: MPSKQLPRFDRPVRAKPPVKPQVEPQTKTKQKVKGKGKDKAKATAEAPKTVQELVLSQNQSFELVKIGVNAAVSQFVFGRKLFPSNCYKTRIYDAYDPDLTYETFINGTNIPKNFNLNEAGDEIVSFNSVVRGTGNPGAEKLLDWLEFGVADAVSDKCLAKFQLSVYRKEVVPEQLVEAFTIDFTYKDVEKNPYVQISASLSNDNGVTINLGLAQEGLRDLIRQVMNSSRNVQGQSAGRKVSMQLLYNENTRPKHEYRGFRAASSSQILPDGCGILMGQTSNGIHGLEIKYYDAPVIDTHFSKATALSDAKVTSSRKHFATVTRLKSTTPLANMVIDDNSQSSLRHSQLSQSVDTHQSTVQWINQIGHAKGSDDTDTQPIPAYQSTTFGGHAASVGPEELSNTVIEEASEAVEEEVECECQNHDDRENLIQCEICRNFYHSQCYGYSKESVSADFKCYECLFAGSESDILNQKMYHLCARRRMVYYLEQNSFNDMEGLCQYMNRNLKDTQALFRSLETEGFIKKCSKSSKEPFRFCDRKKLQTELFDPSKHISHTKPFATAAPKTDLTGKSLDQTQLTPVGRRLRRPEGSIRSGLRSEGSSTQTPSSWRSLNNETSGRSPRVPAQTTPQQPNKRAGDEVSDSARKRMRSALVATSPFSLRSNSSQWPVTKSRTER; encoded by the exons ATGCCAAGCAAGCAACTCCCACGTTTTGATCGTCCTGTTCGTGCCAAACCACCGGTAAAACCACAGGTAGAACCACAAACGAAGACGAAGCAAAAGGTTAAGGGTAAGGGTAAGGATAAGGCGAAGGCTACCGCGGAAGCTCCTAAAACAGTACAAGAACTTGTACTCagccaaaatcaaagttttGAGCTGGTAAAGATTGGTGTAAACGCTGCT GTCAGCCAGTTTGTTTTTGGTAGGAAACTCTTTCCAAGTAACTGCTACAAGACCCGAATCTACGATGCATACGATCCAGACCTTACCTACGAAACTTTTATTAACGGAACAAACATCCccaaaaacttcaatttgaatgaagCTGGTGATGAGATCGTTTCCTTCAATTCTGTTGTGCGAGGAACAGGCAACCCTGGCGCAGAGAAACTTCTcgattggctg GAGTTTGGAGTTGCGGATGCTGTAAGCGATAAATGTTTGGCGAAATTCCAACTTTCTGTTTATCGAAAAGAAGTTGTCCCTGAACAGCTCGTTGAAGCATTCACCATAGACTTCACTTACAAAGATGTTGAAAAGAATCCCTATGTTCAAATATCTGCTTCTTTGTCGAATGATAATGGAGTTACCATCAATTTAGGGTTAGCACAGGAGGGGCTAAGGGACTTGATTCGACAGGTTATGAATAGTTCTCGAAATGTTCAAGGTCAATCGG CTGGACGCAAAGTGAGTATGCAATTGTTGTACAATGAGAACACACGCCCCAAGCATGAATATCGAGGGTTTCGTGCTGCATCGTCATCTCAGATACTTCCTGATGGTTGTGGAATTCTCATGGGCCAAACGAGCAACGGTATTCATGG ACTTGAGATAAAGTACTATGATGCCCCAGTCATCGATACCCACTTTTCAAAAGCAACAGCTTTGAGTGATGCGAAGGTTACCTCCAGTCGAAAACATTTCGCAACTGTCACACGTCTCAAATCCACAACACCATTGGCCAATATGGTGATCGATGACAATAGCCAGTCTTCCTTGCGGCATAGTCAATTATCACAGAGCGTTGATACACATCAGAGCACAGTGCAATGGATCAATCAGATT GGGCACGCAAAAGGATCTGACGATACAGATACACAACCGATACCCGCCTACCAGTCAACCACCTTCGGGGGGCATGCGGCATCTGTTGGACCAGAAGAGCTCAGTAATACAGTAATTGAGGAAGCGTCGGAAGcagtggaggaggaggtagAGTGCGAGTGTCAAAACCATGATGACCGTGAAAATTTG ATTCAATGTGAAATTTGTAGGAACTTCTATCACAGTCAATGCTATGGCTATAGCAAGGAGAGTGTCAGCGCAGATTTCAAGTGCTATGAGTGCCTTTTCGCAGGGTCGGAATCAGACATTCTTAATCAGAAGATGTACCACCTATGTGCCCGCAGACGTATGGTATATTATCTTGAACAGAATAGTTTCAATGACATGGAGGGTCTTTGCCAGTACATGA ATAGGAACTTGAAAGATACGCAGGCTTTGTTTAGGTCTCTGGAAACCGAAGGTTTCATTAAGAAATGTTCAAAGTCCTCTAAGGAGCCATTTCGATTCTGCGACCGCAAGAAGCTTCAAACTGAATTGTTTGATCCATCCAAACACATTTCTCACACCAAGCCT TTTGCTACAGCAGCTCCAAAAACCGATTTGACCGGCAAATCCTTAGACCAGACCCAACTTACACCAGTTGGTCGTCGTCTTCGTCGACCCGAGGGTTCGATCCGAAGCGGCTTGCGAAGCGAAGGAAGCAGTACTCAGACCCCTAGTTCATGGAGAAGCTTGAATAACGAGACGTCGGGAAGATCACCAAGAGTGCCTGCTCAAACGACCCCTCAACAGCCCAACAAACGTGCTGGTGATGAAGTGTCGGATAGTGCTCGCAAGAGAATGCGATCTGCTCTAGTAGCGACTAGTCCTTTCAGCCTCAGATCAAATAGTTCGCAGTGGCCTGTTACGAAGAGTCGGACAGAGAGATGA
- the Bccdc4 gene encoding Bccdc4, translated as MDPPHRPQSKHRTLSQSAQTSGTAKFTSDTSPSPFISNSKLLQHSVETRHPSQTVSLGWEDGDDTVGHASRLQVELEDIIETKTVTTTTTTKRSYPPLLFQNPRPFDSLDAKEYPLAFKPTPAELTRFSYEIDGRQMEYEEDNLRVVMHKNSPTDPLRSSSSRRRSKENREQFEDELARAERMIRLDAESSNFRRASKSKGTSDYRPASRPSSSKASEVSINEVKDAGSTAQPEIRRRNLGLGMHLPDLPVTPDLSEVELSSRDAPSSISRFQTNAYTPQSGLSQNASFENSESHLEIVNEETFNNAVATPPIVESDLESSGHDTNFAQGQRPHLNTAIAQNASLPSPGLSPTPTSPEFDNDDTGDSQETLDEYALQVAETTTTRDRHIRPTGLHSQISTVMEIGSMLDTFDAMPSELKALVMYQLSRRCSKKTLRAVAGFVNPALMCDFLDELPAELSLHILSYLDHKDLCRAAQVSKRWRNVIDSNETGWKELFDRDGFTLQPEELERAIRQGWAWQDPYGPDGYEMDLSIKDKSHNVEVGTSGSSSKIDTLRRPRATIKRKRTTGNSGSERAKRRAIGNDVSTKILESASRFHKSEGPLSAASAAALAVPNPELGLPGLRKLHLFKSLYRRHFLLRHSWTNRTVEPHHMAFKAHPSHVITCLQFDDEKILTGSDDTCIHVYDTKTGALRKKLEGHDGGVWALQYEGNVLVSGSTDRSVRVWDIEKGLCTQVFHGHTSTVRCLQILMPSEAGKTASGQSIMVPEQPLIITGSRDSQLRVWKLPAQGDKRYIQTGPPTNDADCPYFVRVLAGHTHSVRAIAAHQDTLVSGSYDCSVRVWKISTGEVLYRLTGHTAKVYSVVLDHKRNRCISGSMDTYVKVWSLETGSCLFTLEGHTSLVGLLDLRDERLVSAAADSTLRIWDPESGVCKSTLSAHTGAITCFQHDGQKVISGSDRTLKMWDVKTGECIKDLLGDLSGVWQVKFDERRCVAAVQRDNFTFVEVLDFGASRDGVPKSERGHRILLPSIDETERIVEVADNANA; from the exons ATGGATCCTCCTCATAGACCCCAGAGTAAACATCGAACGCTTTCCCAAAGTGCTCAAACGTCTGGAACAGCAAAATTCACATCAGACACCTCTCCGAGTCCGTTCATTTCGAATTCGAAGTTGTTGCAGCATAGTGTCGAGACTCGACACCCAAGCCAGACCGTTTCTTTAGGGTGGGAAGATGGAGACGATACAGTTGGACATGCATCGAGATTGCAGGTTGAGTTGGAAGATATTATCGAAACGAAAACTGTCACCACAACGACTACAACCAAGCGATCATATCCTCCACTActcttccaaaatccacGACCATTCGATAGCCTTGACGCAAAGGAATATCCTTTAGCGTTCAAACCGACTCCTGCTGAACTAACTAGGTTTTCATACGAAATTGATGGACGACAAATGGAGTATGAGGAAGATAATTTACGAGTTGTTATGCACAAG AATTCACCAACCGACCCTCTTCGCAGTTCTTCTTCGCGCCGTCGATCAAAAGAGAATCGTGAACAGTTCGAAGATGAATTAGCTAGAGCAGAGAGAATGATTAGGCTGGATGCGGAAAGTAGCAACTTTAGAAGGGCTTCGAAATCGAAAGGAACATCTGACTATCGACCCGCCAGTAGACCTAGCAGTTCAAAGGCGTCAGAAGTTTCCATTAACGAAGTTAAAGATGCGGGCTCGACTGCTCAACCCGAAATTCGACGTCGAAACCTTGGTCTGGGTATGCACTTACCCGACTTGCCAGTAACTCCCGATCTGTCCGAAGTAGAGTTATCCTCGAGAGACGCCCCTTCCTCGATCTCTCGATTTCAAACTAATGCATACACCCCTCAATCTGGTTTAAGCCAAAATGCTTCGTTCGAGAATTCAGAAAGTCATTTGGAAATCGTCAATGAAGAAACATTCAATAACGCAGTTGCTACACCCCCAATTGTAGAATCTGATCTTGAGTCGTCTGGTCATGATACAAACTTCGCACAAGGCCAGCGCCCACATTTGAATACTGCAATTGCTCAAAACGCAAGCCTTCCTAGTCCTGGTCTTTCGCCCACTCCAACCTCTCCAGAATTTGACAATGATGATACAGGCGACAGCCAGGAGACATTAGATGAGTACGCTCTTCAGGTAGCTGAGACAACCACGACTCGAGATCGGCATATCAGACCTACTGGATTACATTCACAAATTTCTACCGTCATGGAGATCGGTTCTATGCTGGATACTTTCGATGCGATGCCAAGCGAATTAAAGGCCTTGGTGATGTATCAGCTTAGTAGAAGGTGCTCCAAGAAAACTTTACGGGCTGTTGCGGGTTTCGTAAATCCTGCTTTGATGTGCGATTTTCTTGATGAACTTCCTGCTGAATTAAGCTTGCATATCTTGAGTTACCTGGATCATAAAGACCTTTGTCGTGCCGCGCAAGTTTCGAAGCGTTGGAGAAACGTTATTGACTCGAACGAAACTGGATGGAAAGAACTCTTTGATCGTGATGGTTTCACACTCCAACCCGAAGAACTTGAGCGAGCAATACGTCAAGGTTGGGCATGGCAAGACCCTTATGGACCGGATGGTTATGAAATGGATCTGAGTATTAAAGACAAATCACACAATGTGGAAGTAGGCACGTCTGGCAGTAGCAGCAAGATTGATACACTTAGAAGACCTCGGGCTACCATTAAAAGAAAGCGAACTACTGGAAATTCGGGCTCGGAACGCGCAAAGAGAAGAGCGATAGGTAATGATGTTTCAACCAAAATATTAGAATCGGCATCCAGATTTCATAAATCTGAAGGCCCATTAAGCGCTGCTTCTGCTGCTGCATTAGCAGTACCAAATCCCGAATTAGGCCTACCAGGATTACGAAAActtcatctcttcaaatctttatatCGCCGACACTTTCTCCTTCGGCATAGCTGGACAAATCGTACTGTTGAACCTCATCACATGGCTTTCAAAGCTCATCCATCTCATGTAATCACTTgtcttcaatttgatgatgaaaagatCTTGACAGGTAGTGATGATACATGTATTCATGTCTACGATACTAAAACTGGAGCTCTACGCAAAAAGCTTGAAGGGCATGATGGAGGCGTTTGGGCTTTACAATATGAAGGAAACGTTCTTGTTTCCGGATCTACTGATCGTTCAGTACGCGTTTGGGATATCGAAAAAGGCCTTTGCACTCAAGTCTTTCATGGTCATACTTCAACTGTACGATGTTTACAAATCCTTATGCCATCAGAAGCGGGAAAGACAGCAAGTGGTCAATCTATCATGGTTCCTGAGCAACCTCTTATTATTACTGGTTCTCGTGATTCTCAATTACGCGTATGGAAATTACCAGCCCAAGGAGATAAGCGATACATCCAAACTGGACCACCGACTAATGATGCTGATTGCCCTTATTTTGTTCGCGTACTTGCTGGACATACTCATTCAGTGCGTGCTATAGCTGCTCATCAAGATACTTTAGTAAGCGGTAGTTACGACTGTTCTGTGAGAGTATGGAAAATCTCAACAGGTGAAGTTTTGTATCGTTTAACAGGACATACTGCAAAAGTTTATAGTGTTGTTTTAGATCATAAACGCAATAGATGTATCAGTGGTTCTATGGATACATATGTCAAGGTTTGGTCTCTTGAGACTGGTTCTTGTTTATTCACACTTGAAGGTCATACATCTCTTGTTGGTCTCTTGGATTTACGTGATGAACGTCTTGTCTCGGCAGCTGCAGATTCAACGTTACGAATTTGGGATCCAGAAAGTGGTGTGTGCAAGAGTACCTTAAGTGCACATACAGGTGCTATTACATGTTTCCAGCACGATGGACAAAAGGTCATCTCTGGATCAGATCGCACCCTGAAAATGTGGGATGTCAAAACTGGTGAATGCATCAAGGACCTTTTAGGTGACTTGAGTGGTGTGTGGCAAGTCAAATTtgatgaaagaagatgtgTTGCAGCCGTACAACGTGATAATTTCACATTTGTCGAG GTCCTCGACTTTGGTGCATCACGAGACGGTGTTCCGAAATCCGAACGTGGTCATCGTATCCTATTACCCAGTATCGACGAAACCGAAAGAATAGTCGAAGTTGCCGATAATGCAAACGCATAA
- the Bchch1 gene encoding Bchch1 — translation MVLHNPNNWHWVNKDASTWAKQWLEDSIKEVKAEEDGVTAQLDKLISMEGDVDVNQRKGKVITIFDVKLVIEYSGKTKDDESVSGTITVPEVAHDTEENEYVFDIDIYSDANSKAPVKDLLRAKVIPQLRKQFAQLGPALITEHGKDIQHAPDANPASKFTAAKTYPHNAPGQSTTTSTNKGSSLVNTTTVTDNEEFRAPASELYQTFTDPSRISAFTRAAPKLFEGAKKGGKFELFGGNVSGEYLELVEPTKIVQSWRLDQWPQGHFSRLEINFDQNDVDNVTVMRVSWSGVPVGQEEVTKRNWSEYYVRSIKQTFGFGTIL, via the exons ATGGTTCTTCACAACCCCAACAACTGGCATTGGGTAAATAAAGATGCTTCAACATGGGCAAAACAATGGTTGGAGGATAGCATAAAGGAGGTGAAAGCAGAGGAGGATGGCGTTACTGCTCAATTGGATAAATTGATTAGTATGGAAGGAGATGTTGATGTCAATCAACGCAAGGGAAAGGTCATTACCATATTTGATGTCAAGCTCGTTATTGAGTATTCAG GcaaaacaaaagatgatGAATCCGTTAGTGGTACCATCACCGTCCCTGAAGTTGCTCATGATACAGAAGAAAATGAGTATGTT TTTGACATAGATATTTATTCCGATGCCAATTCCAAAGCCCCAGTCAAGGACCTTCTCCGTGCAAAAGTTATTCCACAACTTCGAAAACAATTCGCTCAATTAGGTCCTGCTCTTATTACAGAACATGGAAAGGATATTCAACATGCACCAGATGCAAACCCAGCTTCCAAATTCACAGCCGCAAAGACATATCCTCATAATGCTCCAGGCCAATCCACAACCACTTCTACCAACAAAGGTTCTTCTTTAGTCAACACAACCACCGTTACCGATAACGAAGAATTCAGAGCTCCAGCTTCAGAACTTTATCAAACATTCACCGATCCTTCCCGAATTTCCGCTTTCACACGCGCCGCACCAAAATTATTCGAAGGTGCAAAGAAGGGAGGAAAATTCGAACTTTTCGGAGGAAATGTTTCTGGTGAATACCTTGAACTCGTTGAACCAACAAAAATCGTACAGAGTTGGAGACTGGATCAATGGCCACAAGGTCATTTCTCTAGATTGGAAATTAACTTTGATCAAAATGATGTCGATAATGTTACAGTTATGAGAGTTTCTTGGTCTGGTGTTCCAGTTGGTCAAGAGGAGGTTACAAAGAGAAACTGGAGTGAATATTATGTTAGAAGTATTAAACAGACTTTTGG ctTCGGCACAATTTTGTAG
- the Bchac1 gene encoding Bchac1 translates to MSTPNLKFELSPAESVAESFTSIPGQQYPSLFHTEGSMEPLQAMTPQSFDGDSMFGDDMGEDMGLTGSLAGTPAPEKKQVKKRKSWGQQLPEPKTNLPPRKRAKTEDEKEQRRVERVLRNRRAAQTSRERKRQEVDNLQAEKDQIERRNTDLQLQLANMQAKYEEVRRKLEEVTGMTGDNIAPACLPPSSVTSTPSRKESFDGQSPLAFTKQLFEMEESGSTMTPIRDSHNTMQSAIGTVDLASVSPPPPSMESNDEDSFNPSSFGMTQHSAAMLCDLQCQSKVQGHWMSTPQNILISRVLVSTLWVQMMTSPVISNILIPLVQIKLSLMNGSVLLSTPSLITLIIWLVTTTAPLTIPYSRTSLTKKRSHHLRPKYTLRIRLLRRLLTCSPSLARPLLDATLETMRLSSNQQSASDCMNGANVFDLRQGGKSSSLESLMTLSWAIKVIMKEQAKEQTSAISKPDAVMNVDQSSGKDLFEFKEFSKVRVHGNSSVKNNSIFGEKSLGGHWSMALEDDQ, encoded by the exons ATGTCGACTccaaatttaaaatttgagTTATCACCAGCTGAATCTGTTGCCGAATCATTTACTTCGATACCTGGTCAACAATACCCTTCATTATTTCATACAGAAGGAAGTATGGAGCCATTACAAGCTATGACTCCACAGTCTTTCGATGGCGACAGTATGTTTGGAGATGATATGGGTGAGGACATGGGCTTGACTGGAAGTCTTGCTGGCACACCCGCaccagaaaagaaacaagtcaagaagagaaagtctTGGGGTCAACAATTACCTGaaccaaaaacaaatctCCCTCCAAG AAAACGAGCAAAGACAGAAGACGAGAAGGAACAACGTCGAGTTGAAAGAGTCCTTCGCAATCGTCGAGCCGCTCAAACAtcaagggaaagaaagagacaAGAAGTTGATAATCTTCAAGCAGAAAAAGATCAAATCGAGCGTAGAAATACCGATTTACAATTACAATTGGCAAATATGCAAGCTAAATACGAAGAAGTTCGTCGAAAGCTAGAAGAAGTCACCGGTATGACTGGCGACAATATTGCACCAGCATGCCTTCCTCCTTCATCTGTTACCTCAACTCCAAGTCGGAAGGAAAGTTTCGATGGTCAATCTCCACTCGCCTTCACAAAACAATTATTCGAAATGGAAGAGTCTGGATCAACAATGACACCAATTAGAGATAGCCATAACACCATGCAATCAGCAATTGGTACTGTTGATCTAGCTTCCGTTTCGCCACCACCCCCTTCAATGGAATCAAATGATGAGGACTCATTCAACCCCAGTTCTTTCGGTATGACACAACATTCTGCTGCAATGTTGTGCGACCTGCAGTGTCAATCGAAAGTACAAGGGCATTGGATGAGTACCCCTCAGAATATTCTAATTTCACGGGTTTTGGTCAGTACACTATGGGTTCAAATGATGACTTCGCCAGTCATCTCGAATATCCTGATTCCCTTGGTGCAGATCAAACTTTCTTTAATGAACGGATCGGTCCTATTGTCGACACCTTCACTAATAACTTTGATAATTTGGTTGGTGACAACAACGGCGCCACTAACGATACCTTATTCGCGGACTTCACTCACCAAGAAGAGATCACACCATCTGCGCCCGAAGTACACTCTTCGGATTCGATTGTTGAGGAGACTCTTAACCTGCAGTCCCAGCTTGGCGCGTCCTCTTTTGGATGCGACGCTGGAGACAATGCGGTTGTCGTCTAATCAACAGTCAGCCAGCGATTGTATGAACGGCGCTAATGTGTTTGATCTTCGTCAAGGTGGTAAGTCTTCGAGTTTGGAATCTTTAATGACGTTGTCCTGGGCTATTAAAGTTATAATGAAGGAACAGGCAAAGGAACAGACGTCGGCAATTTCAAAACCGGACGCGGTAATGAATGTTGACCAGTCTTCTGGGAAggatttgtttgaatttaaaGAGTTTAGTAAGGTTAGGGTGCATGGGAATTCTTCTGTGAAGAATAACAGTATATTTGGGGAAAAGTCCTTGGGCGGACATTGGAGTATGGCGTTGGAGGATGATCAATAA